From the genome of Cedecea lapagei, one region includes:
- a CDS encoding YfbU family protein, with the protein MEMTNAQRLILSNQYKMMTMMDPDNAERYRRLQTIIERGYGLQMRELDREFGELKEETCRVVIDIMEMYHALHVSWTNLKESQDIDERRVTFMGFDAATEARFLGYVRFMVNIEGRYTHFDAGTHGFNAQTPMWEKYQRMLKVWHACPRQYHLSANEIAQIINA; encoded by the coding sequence ATGGAAATGACTAACGCGCAACGTCTGATTTTATCTAACCAATACAAGATGATGACGATGATGGACCCGGATAATGCCGAGCGCTATCGTCGTCTGCAAACCATCATCGAACGCGGCTATGGCCTGCAAATGCGCGAGCTGGATCGCGAGTTTGGCGAGCTGAAAGAAGAAACCTGCCGCGTTGTTATCGACATCATGGAGATGTATCACGCGCTGCATGTCTCCTGGACCAACCTGAAAGAGAGTCAGGACATCGACGAACGTCGCGTCACCTTTATGGGCTTTGACGCCGCCACCGAAGCCCGCTTCCTGGGCTATGTTCGCTTTATGGTGAATATTGAAGGTCGTTATACCCATTTTGACGCCGGCACCCACGGCTTTAACGCCCAAACCCCGATGTGGGAAAAATACCAACGAATGCTGAAGGTGTGGCATGCCTGCCCGCGTCAGTATCACTTAAGCGCCAACGAGATTGCGCAGATTATTAACGCCTGA
- a CDS encoding sugar phosphatase, translating to MRRLLTPEERRVVKCKGFLFDLDGTLVDSLPAVERAWVNWAKRFNISPEEVLGFIHGKQAITSLRHFMAGASEEEIQQEFLRLEKLESEDTDGIVALPGAAALLAHLNEAGIPWAIVTSGSVPVASARRRAGGLPEPEVFVTAERVARGKPEPDAYLLGARLLGLEPEECVVVEDAPAGVLSGLAAGCHVIAVNAPAETPRLEHVDYVLTSLTELLVQKLPDGTVEVLRKH from the coding sequence TTGCGCAGATTATTAACGCCTGAGGAGAGACGCGTAGTGAAGTGTAAAGGTTTCTTGTTTGATTTGGATGGTACGCTGGTTGACTCCCTCCCTGCCGTAGAACGTGCGTGGGTAAACTGGGCAAAACGTTTTAATATTTCCCCGGAAGAGGTATTGGGCTTCATTCATGGCAAGCAGGCTATTACCTCACTGCGCCACTTCATGGCCGGTGCCTCCGAGGAAGAGATCCAGCAGGAGTTCCTCCGCCTGGAGAAGCTTGAATCTGAAGATACCGACGGTATCGTGGCTCTGCCGGGGGCTGCGGCACTGCTTGCTCATCTGAATGAAGCCGGTATTCCCTGGGCCATCGTCACTTCAGGTTCCGTGCCTGTGGCGTCGGCTCGACGTCGTGCCGGCGGGTTACCTGAGCCGGAAGTGTTCGTTACGGCTGAGCGAGTAGCGCGGGGTAAACCTGAACCTGATGCCTATCTGCTCGGCGCCCGGCTGCTTGGGCTGGAGCCGGAAGAGTGTGTGGTTGTTGAAGATGCCCCGGCCGGCGTGCTTTCCGGACTCGCTGCGGGCTGCCACGTGATTGCGGTTAATGCCCCGGCGGAGACACCACGGCTCGAGCACGTGGATTACGTCCTCACCTCCCTGACAGAGCTGCTGGTCCAGAAATTACCGGACGGCACGGTCGAAGTGTTAAGAAAACACTAA
- a CDS encoding SLC13 family permease produces the protein MNSELIWVLSLLGVAVLLFATGKMRMDAVALLVIVAFVLSGTLSLSEAFSGFSDPNVILIAALFIIGDGLVRTGVATKMGSWLVDVAGSSETKMLILLMVTVAGLGAFMSSTGVVAIFIPVVISVSMRMKIPPSRLMMPLSFAGLISGMMTLVATPPNLVINSELLREGLAGFQFFSVTPIGLAVLVLGILYMLVARCALKGQGEEAGKESWKRRSFRDLIKEYRLTGRARRLAIRPGSPMVGHRLDDLKLRERYGANVIGLERWRRFRRVIVNVTGGTEFRARDVLLIDMSASEVDLREFCGEQMLEPMVLRGEYFSDQALDVGMAEVSLLPESELTGQTIREMAFRTRYGLNVVGLRRAGEAMEGLLVDEPVQLGDIMLVVGDWKLINQLSQQNRDFLVLNLPVEERDASPAHSQAPHAIFCLALMVALMLTDEIPNPIAAIIACLLMGKFRCIDMESAYKAIHWPSIILIVGMMPFALALQKTGGVDLIVQGLMEFGGGYGPYIMLVCLFVMCAAIGLFISNTATAVLMAPIALAAAKSMGVSPYPFAMIVAMAASAAFMTPVSSPVNTLVLGPGNYKFSDFVKLGVPFTIIVMIVSVVMVPMLFPF, from the coding sequence TTGAATTCGGAACTCATTTGGGTGTTGTCGTTGCTGGGGGTTGCCGTCCTGCTGTTCGCCACAGGAAAGATGCGTATGGACGCGGTGGCCCTGTTGGTGATTGTGGCTTTTGTCCTCAGCGGTACGTTAAGCCTGAGCGAGGCCTTTTCCGGGTTTAGCGACCCGAACGTTATCCTGATTGCCGCGCTGTTCATTATTGGCGACGGGCTGGTACGTACCGGCGTAGCCACCAAAATGGGGAGCTGGCTGGTGGACGTTGCGGGCAGCAGCGAAACCAAAATGCTGATTCTGCTGATGGTGACGGTAGCCGGGCTGGGCGCATTTATGAGCTCAACCGGCGTGGTGGCCATTTTTATTCCGGTGGTTATCAGCGTCTCAATGCGCATGAAAATCCCCCCCTCCAGACTGATGATGCCGCTCAGCTTTGCCGGGCTGATCAGCGGCATGATGACCCTCGTTGCTACACCGCCCAATCTGGTCATCAACAGTGAGCTGCTGCGCGAGGGGCTGGCGGGCTTCCAGTTCTTTAGCGTAACGCCGATTGGCCTGGCGGTGCTGGTGCTTGGCATCCTTTATATGCTGGTGGCTCGCTGTGCGCTTAAAGGGCAGGGTGAAGAGGCGGGTAAAGAGAGCTGGAAGCGCCGTTCTTTCCGCGATCTGATCAAAGAGTACCGCCTGACCGGGCGGGCGCGTCGGTTGGCTATTCGTCCCGGTTCGCCGATGGTCGGCCACCGGCTGGATGATTTGAAGCTGCGTGAGCGCTATGGTGCTAACGTCATCGGCCTTGAGCGCTGGCGCCGCTTCCGGCGTGTGATTGTCAACGTGACAGGGGGAACGGAATTCCGGGCGCGGGATGTCTTGCTGATTGATATGTCAGCCTCTGAGGTTGATTTACGTGAGTTTTGCGGCGAACAAATGCTGGAGCCTATGGTGCTGCGCGGCGAGTATTTCTCGGATCAGGCGCTCGATGTGGGCATGGCGGAAGTTTCGCTGCTGCCTGAGTCAGAGCTCACCGGGCAGACCATCAGAGAGATGGCCTTCCGAACCCGATACGGCCTTAACGTAGTCGGTTTACGGCGAGCGGGTGAAGCAATGGAAGGGCTGCTGGTCGATGAGCCCGTTCAGCTGGGCGATATTATGCTGGTGGTCGGCGACTGGAAGCTGATTAACCAGCTCTCACAGCAGAACCGCGACTTTCTTGTACTCAATCTCCCGGTGGAGGAACGAGACGCCTCGCCGGCCCATAGCCAGGCACCACATGCGATCTTCTGCCTGGCGCTGATGGTCGCGCTGATGCTGACTGACGAAATTCCTAATCCGATTGCCGCGATTATTGCCTGCCTGCTGATGGGCAAGTTCCGCTGTATTGATATGGAAAGCGCCTATAAGGCGATTCACTGGCCGAGCATTATCCTGATTGTCGGGATGATGCCTTTTGCTCTGGCGCTGCAGAAAACCGGCGGGGTGGATTTAATCGTTCAGGGGCTGATGGAGTTCGGCGGCGGGTACGGGCCTTACATCATGCTGGTTTGCCTGTTTGTGATGTGTGCGGCTATCGGACTTTTTATCTCCAATACCGCAACGGCAGTACTGATGGCACCGATAGCGCTGGCCGCCGCCAAATCGATGGGCGTTTCGCCTTATCCTTTTGCGATGATAGTGGCGATGGCGGCCTCAGCGGCGTTTATGACCCCGGTATCGTCGCCGGTGAACACGCTGGTGCTGGGGCCGGGTAACTACAAGTTTAGCGACTTCGTGAAGCTCGGCGTGCCGTTTACTATCATTGTGATGATCGTGAGCGTTGTGATGGTGCCGATGCTGTTCCCGTTCTGA
- the yfbR gene encoding 5'-deoxynucleotidase, producing the protein MSQSHFFAHLSRLKLINRWPLMRNVRTENVSEHSLQVAMVAHALAAIKNRKFNSNVNAERIALLALYHDASEVLTGDLPTPVKYFNSQIAHEYKAIEKIAQQKLIEMVPEELRDIWAPLIDEHRCSEEEKALVKQADALCAYLKCLEELSAGNNEFLLAKSRLEKTLAERQSPEMDYFMQVFVPSFQLSLDEISQDSPL; encoded by the coding sequence ATGAGTCAGAGCCATTTCTTTGCCCACCTCTCCCGTCTGAAACTGATTAACCGCTGGCCGCTGATGCGCAACGTCCGCACCGAAAATGTGTCCGAACACAGTCTGCAGGTCGCCATGGTTGCCCACGCGCTGGCCGCCATCAAGAATCGCAAGTTTAACAGTAACGTTAACGCTGAAAGGATTGCGCTTCTGGCGCTGTACCACGATGCCAGCGAAGTGCTGACCGGGGATTTGCCCACGCCGGTAAAATACTTCAACTCGCAAATCGCGCATGAATACAAAGCCATTGAAAAGATTGCTCAGCAGAAGCTGATTGAGATGGTGCCGGAAGAGCTGCGCGATATCTGGGCGCCGCTGATTGATGAGCACCGCTGCAGCGAAGAAGAAAAAGCGCTGGTGAAGCAGGCGGATGCGCTTTGCGCTTACCTTAAATGCCTGGAAGAGCTGTCGGCAGGCAATAACGAGTTCCTGCTGGCTAAAAGTCGCCTGGAGAAAACCCTGGCCGAGCGGCAAAGCCCGGAGATGGACTATTTTATGCAGGTCTTTGTGCCAAGCTTCCAGCTCTCGCTGGATGAAATCAGCCAGGATTCGCCGCTTTAA
- the alaA gene encoding alanine transaminase AlaA, which yields MSPIEKSSKLDNVCYDIRGPVLKEAKRLEEEGNKVLKLNIGNPAPFGFEAPDEILVDVIRNLPTAQGYCDSKGLFSARKAIMQHYQARGMRDVTVEDIYIGNGVSELIVQSMQALLNSGDEMLVPAPDYPLWTAAVSLSSGKAVHYLCDEESDWFPDLDDIRAKITPRTRGIVIINPNNPTGAVYSKELLLEIVEIARQHNLIIFADEIYDKILYDDAEHHSIAALAPDLLTITFNGLSKTYRVAGFRQGWMVLNGPKKHAKGYIEGLEMLASMRLCANVPAQHAIQTALGGYQSISEFIVPGGRLYEQRNRAWELINEIPGVSCVKPRGALYMFPKIDAKRFNIHDDQKMVLDFLLQEKVLLVQGTAFNWPWPDHVRIVTLPRVDDLEMSIAKLGRFLGHYHQ from the coding sequence ATGTCCCCCATCGAAAAATCCAGCAAACTTGATAATGTCTGTTATGACATCCGCGGCCCGGTTCTGAAAGAGGCAAAACGCCTCGAAGAAGAAGGCAATAAAGTGCTTAAGCTCAACATTGGAAACCCCGCGCCGTTTGGTTTTGAAGCGCCGGATGAAATCCTTGTTGATGTGATCCGCAATCTTCCAACCGCCCAGGGATACTGCGACTCCAAAGGGCTGTTTTCTGCCCGCAAGGCCATTATGCAGCACTATCAGGCACGTGGAATGCGGGATGTGACCGTCGAAGACATCTATATAGGTAACGGCGTTTCTGAACTCATCGTCCAGTCAATGCAGGCCCTGCTGAATAGCGGCGACGAAATGCTGGTTCCAGCGCCAGACTACCCGCTCTGGACTGCCGCTGTCTCGCTCTCCAGCGGCAAAGCGGTTCACTATCTTTGCGATGAAGAGTCCGACTGGTTCCCGGACCTCGACGATATCCGCGCAAAAATCACGCCGCGCACGCGTGGCATCGTGATAATCAACCCGAACAATCCTACCGGCGCAGTCTATTCTAAAGAGTTGCTGCTTGAGATTGTCGAAATCGCTCGCCAGCATAACCTCATTATTTTCGCCGATGAGATTTACGACAAAATTCTTTATGACGACGCCGAGCACCACTCGATTGCGGCGCTGGCACCAGACCTGCTGACGATTACCTTTAATGGTCTGTCAAAAACCTACCGCGTGGCCGGTTTCCGTCAGGGCTGGATGGTGCTCAACGGGCCGAAGAAGCACGCAAAAGGCTACATTGAAGGACTGGAAATGCTGGCGTCGATGCGTCTGTGCGCCAACGTTCCGGCCCAGCATGCGATTCAGACCGCGCTGGGTGGCTACCAAAGCATCAGCGAGTTTATCGTGCCCGGCGGTCGCCTGTACGAACAGCGCAACCGCGCCTGGGAGTTGATCAACGAGATCCCCGGCGTCTCCTGCGTCAAGCCACGCGGCGCACTCTACATGTTCCCGAAAATTGACGCTAAGCGCTTTAATATCCATGACGACCAGAAGATGGTGCTGGACTTCCTGCTGCAGGAGAAAGTCCTGCTGGTTCAGGGCACAGCCTTTAACTGGCCGTGGCCGGATCACGTGCGCATCGTGACGCTGCCGCGCGTTGATGACTTAGAAATGTCGATTGCCAAACTTGGACGTTTCCTCGGCCACTACCATCAGTAA
- the lrhA gene encoding transcriptional regulator LrhA gives MINANRPILNLDLDLLRTFVAVADLNTFAAAAAAVCRTQSAVSQQMQRLEQLVGKELFARHGRNKLLTEHGIQLLGYARKILRFNDEACSSLMFNNLQGSLTLGASDETADTILPFLLNRISSVYPKLALDVRVKRNPFMIEMLNQHEVDLVVTTSNPSNFDSVVLRTSPTLWYCAADYVFQSGEALPLVMLDDPSPYRDMMLEQLDASQTPWRISYVASTLAAVRAAVKAGLGVTARPVEMMSPELRVLGASEGLPALPETRYLLCRNPESGNELAQAIFSALVTPSNPYRFAAVGSEGGDTLLVEGDFE, from the coding sequence ATGATTAACGCAAATCGTCCGATACTGAACCTCGACCTCGATCTGCTGAGGACATTCGTTGCGGTCGCCGATCTCAATACCTTCGCCGCCGCTGCGGCCGCGGTATGCCGCACTCAATCCGCTGTCAGCCAACAGATGCAGCGCCTTGAGCAATTAGTCGGGAAAGAGCTTTTTGCACGACATGGCCGCAATAAACTGCTGACTGAACACGGAATTCAGCTGCTGGGTTACGCGCGTAAAATTCTTCGCTTCAACGATGAAGCCTGCTCCTCGCTGATGTTTAACAACCTGCAGGGATCGTTAACCCTTGGCGCATCCGACGAAACGGCGGACACCATTCTGCCGTTCCTGTTAAACCGCATCAGCTCTGTCTATCCGAAGCTGGCGCTGGATGTCCGGGTAAAGCGCAACCCGTTCATGATCGAAATGCTTAATCAGCATGAGGTCGATCTGGTGGTGACAACCTCTAACCCTTCTAACTTCGATTCTGTTGTGCTGCGAACCTCGCCAACGCTCTGGTACTGTGCCGCCGATTATGTGTTCCAGAGCGGAGAAGCGCTGCCGCTGGTGATGCTGGACGATCCCAGCCCGTACCGCGATATGATGTTAGAGCAGCTTGATGCCAGCCAGACGCCGTGGCGTATATCGTATGTTGCCTCGACGCTCGCGGCCGTGCGTGCGGCAGTAAAGGCTGGGCTGGGCGTGACGGCACGGCCGGTAGAAATGATGAGCCCGGAGCTTCGTGTCCTGGGGGCTTCAGAAGGGCTACCGGCTTTACCTGAAACCCGCTATCTGCTCTGCAGGAATCCGGAAAGCGGCAATGAGCTGGCTCAGGCGATTTTCAGCGCCCTGGTCACGCCGTCGAACCCTTACCGCTTTGCGGCAGTGGGAAGCGAAGGCGGCGATACGCTGCTGGTGGAAGGGGATTTTGAGTAA